In Rhodothermales bacterium, the following proteins share a genomic window:
- a CDS encoding protein kinase, whose protein sequence is MAIPGNIEPGHTIGGRYRVGAVLGRGGFGVVHRATSIPEGHELALKTWTHDGADLRTIRRFQQEAEVWIALGSHPHIVQAYRVDLMEGRLFIAMEYVTASGPHPNTVEGWLARGAVDERTAAEWAIQVCHAMEYAAQRGIRSHRDLKPANLMVDASGSIKITDFGLATHPFLTEGTPELPESGSVAHLFRGQTVRGIGFGTPAYMPPEQFGDAAASDARTDIYALGIILYELLTGKKAVHVAPPGNPSMENRLRWWRAMEQAHRTTELPEVPFSLSPVISRCLRKQPTDRYPDFKVLREALEQLGHRQWRRRPYRPDIPVEPVEVLLVRADSLRRLERWTGAASIYRDVVRRDAARSEAWSHLGECLAHLGNHKGAEMAHLKAAAGAPDRADILARWGHARFLADRVDQAADLFRQALDRDPASAHAHFGQALVHGWNGEVHSAVASARRAVEYDASLLQAWLLLGRLAAGIGSWTEALDATNQVLERVPQHRQATAHRACWLVCAGAFDEADHQFRLLRGHGPLKPLERIFRAVMRTQTDRVHPAIRDLALAQGAAPQAAHAVRATAWVRLGRWSHVTAELDAAGDDGAWPVPATHRAILHHVEGRHAEAAARATIILSRHPDNIAAAFLLGAARLHLGQDLDGLGVLREVRPEKPWQDIRDFNVGVALLAASQAEEARALFMALTERHAWPDAIHNAGAAALMLGDLPAARNWLLSAHTTRMRPLPNPSPWHVVFRDRVWPVQPERLAHVLSNGFEPRFRIPWVRPMVLLWPAWIPPSMLHAHE, encoded by the coding sequence ATGGCGATTCCTGGTAACATCGAACCAGGACACACCATAGGTGGTCGGTACCGGGTAGGAGCAGTTCTGGGCCGGGGCGGATTCGGAGTCGTGCACAGGGCCACGTCCATCCCCGAAGGACACGAGCTCGCGCTGAAAACCTGGACACACGACGGTGCCGATCTGCGGACCATCCGTCGTTTCCAGCAGGAGGCCGAAGTCTGGATTGCCCTCGGCTCCCATCCCCACATCGTACAGGCCTACCGGGTGGACCTCATGGAGGGGCGCCTGTTCATCGCCATGGAATACGTGACCGCCAGCGGACCGCATCCCAATACCGTGGAAGGATGGCTGGCCAGGGGTGCCGTGGACGAGCGGACGGCCGCCGAATGGGCCATCCAGGTGTGCCATGCCATGGAATATGCGGCGCAACGAGGCATCCGGAGCCATCGCGATCTGAAACCGGCCAACCTCATGGTGGATGCCTCCGGATCCATCAAGATCACGGATTTCGGGTTGGCAACACACCCCTTCCTGACGGAGGGGACCCCCGAACTTCCGGAAAGCGGGTCGGTAGCCCACCTGTTCCGTGGACAGACGGTGCGCGGAATCGGATTCGGAACGCCAGCCTACATGCCCCCTGAACAGTTCGGGGACGCCGCTGCGAGTGACGCACGGACGGATATCTACGCACTGGGAATCATCCTGTACGAGCTGTTGACGGGAAAGAAAGCCGTCCATGTGGCCCCGCCCGGGAATCCCTCCATGGAGAACCGACTCCGCTGGTGGCGCGCCATGGAGCAGGCCCACCGCACAACGGAATTGCCCGAGGTACCGTTCAGCCTGTCACCCGTCATTTCCCGGTGCCTCCGGAAACAACCGACCGACCGCTATCCGGATTTCAAGGTCCTTCGCGAGGCCTTGGAGCAATTGGGCCATCGGCAATGGAGACGCAGGCCCTACCGTCCGGACATCCCGGTTGAGCCGGTGGAGGTCCTGCTGGTACGTGCAGACTCCCTCCGGCGTCTGGAACGCTGGACGGGGGCTGCCTCCATTTATCGGGATGTTGTCCGACGGGATGCGGCGCGGTCCGAAGCCTGGAGCCACCTGGGCGAATGCCTGGCCCATCTTGGAAACCACAAGGGGGCGGAAATGGCGCATTTGAAGGCGGCTGCAGGTGCCCCGGACCGGGCCGACATCCTGGCCCGATGGGGGCACGCCCGTTTCCTGGCCGACCGTGTGGACCAGGCGGCCGATCTTTTCCGGCAGGCATTGGACCGGGATCCAGCGTCTGCGCATGCCCATTTCGGGCAGGCGCTGGTGCACGGATGGAACGGAGAGGTCCACTCGGCCGTGGCCTCCGCGCGCCGGGCCGTTGAATACGATGCGTCGCTGCTCCAGGCGTGGCTGTTGCTGGGGCGCCTCGCGGCGGGTATCGGGTCCTGGACCGAGGCACTCGATGCGACGAACCAGGTCCTGGAACGCGTGCCACAGCACAGGCAGGCCACGGCCCATCGGGCATGCTGGCTGGTCTGTGCCGGAGCGTTTGACGAAGCCGACCATCAGTTCCGTCTGCTGCGGGGGCACGGCCCCCTGAAGCCCCTGGAGCGGATTTTCCGTGCCGTCATGCGCACACAGACCGACCGAGTCCACCCGGCCATCCGGGACCTGGCCCTGGCCCAGGGAGCCGCACCACAAGCGGCGCACGCGGTCCGGGCCACGGCATGGGTCCGCTTGGGCCGATGGTCGCACGTAACGGCCGAGTTGGACGCTGCCGGCGATGACGGGGCCTGGCCCGTTCCTGCCACCCATCGCGCCATCCTCCATCATGTGGAAGGCCGGCATGCCGAGGCCGCTGCCAGGGCGACCATCATCCTGTCGCGTCACCCGGACAATATCGCGGCGGCATTCCTGCTGGGCGCCGCACGGCTGCATCTCGGCCAGGACCTCGACGGTCTGGGAGTACTGCGGGAAGTGCGCCCCGAAAAGCCCTGGCAGGACATCCGGGATTTCAACGTTGGGGTAGCGCTCCTTGCCGCCAGCCAGGCGGAGGAAGCACGCGCGCTGTTCATGGCGCTGACCGAACGCCACGCGTGGCCCGATGCCATCCATAATGCCGGGGCAGCCGCCCTCATGCTGGGCGACCTGCCTGCTGCCCGCAACTGGCTGCTCAGCGCCCATACGACCCGGATGCGACCCCTTCCGAATCCGTCGCCGTGGCATGTCGTGTTCCGGGATCGGGTCTGGCCCGTGCAACCGGAACGTCTGGCCCATGTATTGAGCAATGGATTCGAGCCTCGGTTCAGGATTCCGTGGGTCCGGCCCATGGTGTTGCTCTGGCCCGCCTGGATTCCGCCATCAATGTTGCATGCCCATGAATGA
- a CDS encoding response regulator, translated as MDKNSNACRLDWLDDVADLVHVRTSDGRLLYANQAARALFGWPEADGVTPVDPGDAHDYEDIVRLCLEQGTWAGNHVREDVHGNRVSLEARWSPIPSCSGMDGPAWFVYEINDASGRLLDENIVRAQRLESIGTLAGGVAHDINNVLGPILIGADMIRRRVEDPWILKKLSGIEASAQRGAEIVKQVLDFSRGTEGEKIVVQPRYILKELVQFAEHTFSKSIRIVTDFSPELDTVVGDASLLRQMLLSLMVNARDAMPDGGTLTLAADNRSLEEAAAGRQPVQGHAGSWVRIRIRDTGVGIAAEDIDRIFEPFFTTKVRSQGTGLGLSTSLSIVRSHGGDITVESAPGTGSEFSVWLPVLHAVEDTTAVAPPPAVAAESAEGDALRVLIVDDEPMMLEMNADLLESMGYRTATAENGRAGLDAFAADPSAFAVVVTDISMPVMNGGEMIRNIRNIRPDIPIIAVSGLSEKHHLSEGIGLDGIQVLQKPYGIDQLVTLIQEATSTMQPADDTLTDSGFERLFGHGDSW; from the coding sequence ATGGACAAGAATTCGAACGCCTGTCGGTTGGACTGGCTGGACGATGTCGCCGACCTGGTGCACGTCCGGACGTCGGATGGTCGCCTGCTCTATGCCAACCAAGCCGCCCGCGCGTTGTTCGGGTGGCCCGAAGCGGACGGGGTGACGCCCGTCGACCCCGGAGACGCCCACGACTACGAGGATATCGTCCGGCTGTGCCTGGAACAGGGTACCTGGGCGGGGAACCACGTGCGGGAAGACGTACACGGCAACCGGGTATCCCTGGAGGCGCGCTGGAGCCCGATCCCGTCCTGTAGTGGCATGGATGGCCCGGCCTGGTTCGTCTATGAAATCAACGATGCCAGCGGCCGGCTGTTGGACGAGAACATCGTCCGGGCCCAGCGCCTGGAAAGCATCGGCACGCTGGCGGGGGGTGTTGCACACGACATCAACAATGTCCTCGGACCCATCCTGATCGGCGCCGACATGATCCGGCGCCGCGTGGAGGACCCGTGGATCCTGAAGAAGCTGAGTGGCATCGAGGCCAGTGCACAACGGGGGGCCGAGATCGTCAAACAGGTCCTCGACTTCTCGAGAGGTACGGAGGGGGAGAAAATCGTGGTCCAACCGCGGTACATCCTGAAGGAACTGGTGCAATTCGCGGAACACACGTTCAGCAAGTCCATCCGCATTGTGACGGATTTTTCGCCCGAACTGGACACGGTGGTGGGCGACGCTTCCCTCCTGCGCCAGATGCTGCTGAGTCTCATGGTGAATGCCCGCGATGCCATGCCTGACGGCGGCACACTGACGCTCGCGGCCGACAACCGGTCGCTGGAGGAGGCCGCAGCCGGACGGCAGCCGGTCCAGGGCCATGCCGGGTCGTGGGTCCGGATCCGGATCCGGGACACGGGCGTCGGCATTGCCGCCGAAGACATCGACCGGATTTTCGAGCCGTTTTTCACGACAAAGGTCCGATCCCAGGGGACCGGACTCGGGCTGTCCACGTCACTGTCCATTGTCCGCTCCCACGGTGGGGACATCACCGTGGAAAGTGCGCCGGGGACGGGTTCGGAGTTTTCCGTCTGGTTGCCGGTCCTGCACGCAGTTGAGGACACGACGGCGGTGGCGCCGCCCCCGGCTGTTGCCGCCGAGTCCGCTGAGGGCGACGCTCTCCGGGTCCTGATCGTGGACGATGAGCCGATGATGCTGGAAATGAATGCGGACCTGCTTGAGAGCATGGGGTACCGGACCGCCACGGCAGAGAACGGACGGGCCGGACTCGACGCTTTCGCGGCCGACCCATCGGCCTTCGCCGTCGTCGTGACCGACATCAGCATGCCGGTCATGAATGGAGGAGAAATGATCCGGAACATCCGGAACATCCGACCGGATATTCCCATCATTGCCGTCAGCGGGTTGTCGGAAAAGCATCATCTCAGTGAAGGCATCGGCCTGGACGGCATCCAGGTACTGCAGAAACCCTACGGGATTGACCAGCTGGTCACCCTCATCCAGGAAGCGACATCCACGATGCAGCCAGCAGACGATACGCTGACCGACTCGGGGTTCGAACGGTTGTTCGGACATGGCGATTCCTGGTAA
- a CDS encoding deoxyribodipyrimidine photo-lyase — protein MKALVWMHRDLRLADHPALAHASRMALDVEVVWSWSDAVHGAWMPGAAARWWLHEHLLEVAAGLARLGIRFTVTDGSPQAALTERLRDGKVQAVFWNEPITPHARKTASDMTRLLDRAGVRHQVFQGDLLHDPDAIRTGKGDPYRVFTPFWRSFQEQVPAPGVTAAPGNHPERPEIDPARAEAVCSAIHALQLVPDHPWVDKLRRHWTPGEAAAQARLGAFLDGPVDQYAEGRDQPSEDGTSRMSPWLAVGAISPRQIWTRAMERAAEGSIQAFLREIGWREFGYHLLYHFPATTAAPLNPSWIGFPWKEDPEGLARWAHGRTGFAMVDAGMRQLWETGWMHNRVRMIVASFLTKDLLINWQEGAAWFWDTLIDADLASNTLGWQWAAGSGADAQPFFRIFNPTTQGERHDPHGIYVRRWVPERQGRPGKAVHAPIHPMVDHDEARKRALAVYEAHRRGQR, from the coding sequence ATGAAAGCGCTCGTCTGGATGCACCGCGACCTCCGGCTGGCCGACCATCCGGCCCTCGCACATGCGTCCCGCATGGCCTTGGATGTGGAGGTGGTGTGGAGTTGGTCCGATGCCGTCCATGGTGCCTGGATGCCCGGGGCTGCGGCCCGCTGGTGGCTGCACGAACATCTTCTTGAGGTGGCCGCCGGCCTGGCCCGACTCGGCATCCGGTTCACCGTGACCGACGGGTCCCCGCAGGCGGCCCTGACGGAGCGGCTGCGGGACGGGAAGGTACAGGCCGTCTTCTGGAATGAGCCGATTACCCCGCACGCCCGGAAGACCGCTTCGGACATGACCCGACTGCTGGACCGTGCGGGCGTCCGGCACCAGGTGTTCCAGGGCGACCTGTTGCACGACCCGGATGCCATCCGGACCGGGAAAGGGGATCCGTACCGGGTGTTCACCCCGTTCTGGCGATCGTTCCAGGAGCAGGTTCCGGCGCCCGGGGTGACGGCCGCACCCGGGAATCATCCGGAGCGCCCGGAAATCGATCCCGCCAGGGCGGAAGCCGTATGCTCGGCCATCCATGCCCTCCAGCTGGTCCCGGACCATCCCTGGGTGGATAAATTGCGGCGCCACTGGACCCCCGGTGAAGCCGCTGCGCAGGCCCGACTGGGTGCATTCCTGGACGGGCCCGTGGACCAGTATGCCGAAGGGCGGGACCAGCCCTCGGAAGACGGAACCAGCCGGATGTCACCGTGGCTGGCCGTCGGTGCCATCAGCCCCCGCCAGATCTGGACCCGGGCCATGGAACGCGCAGCCGAAGGATCCATCCAGGCGTTCCTCCGGGAAATCGGATGGCGGGAGTTCGGATACCATCTGCTGTACCACTTTCCCGCGACGACGGCAGCGCCGCTCAACCCGTCGTGGATCGGCTTCCCGTGGAAGGAGGATCCGGAAGGTCTGGCCCGGTGGGCGCACGGCCGGACCGGCTTCGCCATGGTGGACGCCGGCATGCGGCAACTGTGGGAGACCGGATGGATGCACAACCGGGTCCGGATGATCGTGGCCTCGTTCCTGACGAAGGACCTGCTCATCAACTGGCAGGAGGGCGCGGCCTGGTTCTGGGATACGTTGATCGATGCCGATCTGGCCAGCAATACGCTCGGTTGGCAGTGGGCCGCCGGAAGTGGGGCCGATGCGCAGCCGTTCTTCCGGATATTCAACCCGACCACGCAGGGGGAACGGCATGATCCGCACGGCATCTACGTGCGTCGCTGGGTACCGGAGCGGCAGGGACGGCCCGGAAAGGCCGTTCACGCTCCCATCCATCCCATGGTGGACCACGACGAAGCCCGGAAGCGGGCACTTGCGGTGTACGAGGCGCACCGCCGGGGCCAACGCTGA
- a CDS encoding S8 family peptidase — translation MPVRHSRSRRPSFRHRAIPYSAGRLGLGALLLACAAAAAVLAPVGAHGQTQSLSLMADGHRLRAETADQRVSAWLAAQPFSVPRFHETPDGTLQLVDVVGGRPRWYQTHNHRAMATIRVDRLHTASPTGWNLDGAGETIGLWDASGVRRTHVELVGRVVQRDAPWHYLNHATHVAGTMVAAGVRPEARGAAPAATLNAWDWNNDTAEMAAWAAEGGLVSNHSYGQTAGWVFNALGDGRWVWQGDPSVDAWEDYRFGFYDDLAAAWDALAAAAPYYMILKSAGNEALQAGPSRGEPYHVLEDGAWRLVDTPRLPDGGTDGYDTLVDASVAKNVLTVGAVRDIAHADRSLADIQLLDGSSRGPTDDGRIKPDVVASGELVLSGMTWGDAAYGTSSGTSHASPAVAGLAGLLQSLHRTTFGVPMTAASMKGLLIHTTDEAGPAPGPDYGFGWGLVNAERAAHVVSRGRLHEAVLQEGTEDAWELLLQDGEPLHVTLAWTDPVPVPGQDPWAKDHPVMNDRTPRLVNDLDLRVTTPSGDVLSPWVLDPDRPAAAAGFGDNRVDVVEQVSRVGLPAGTYRVSVRHKGGLDSGAQAYSLLLGLGSGNDAPAGATTLAGRVHTGGAGLDDVVIRLVSTAPSSPAMEERQTRTGRDGTFLLDGIPYTAPGGTWTLHVEDAGTLLATTDVVLPRGSPVDVAVPAAFRLDSYALLRSPNLLSVGESAAGQWESTAVAGGLYGVSLTFEEQVPRGLAAARVVLDTDSAVPWMGDQADAWLSASVDWLLTPSWGTFWSKRVPMIWFSGDAPPGTEAVIPWRILHPERNLVLAADTLRIPITGPDNQAPIVRTHARKTGLGYALPGGRLDIETLIWDGSPVASATGILLDARNPASEIGRMTLADNGVLGTHGDLSYRDGVWTGRFRPPGEADYRLRVEAVDAIGNRTVVLTNGVYSSRAFSRSSDVAVWTSAWFAVPTADLWSDLGHAGIAFDGWDTFMRGGPPNGRFDEHDVLLWMPSADDLARADIRAEVERTMAAGAHVVLILSSAPPTEGQDWIRDTFGVDVVPRSGSGANEVPPFSRLVSSFEGWPGRPATLPALALGLRPGSPVAPEPLVDTGPDVFVVQSGAHVVATLVPAPDVLPVPAHRSGYVSRLLHAASGLPTVVPEPRAPAGVSLSLEDGNVVVSWSPHPFATYEAEVLDDHGLLVSSVSTPDTVWTVTIGPNDPVPVSARVRARTLAGSGPWAGSAVTTDTGWDGLPERTASVGSAWPSPTTGRFRIPVTLAAPGAVGVTVYRVDGRRTAIQPPVVHPAGTSLLDVDLTGHPAGVYLLHITMPTGPVHRSIVITR, via the coding sequence ATGCCCGTTCGACACTCGCGTTCACGGCGTCCCTCCTTCCGTCACCGCGCCATCCCTTACAGCGCCGGCCGGCTCGGTCTGGGAGCGCTGCTGCTGGCGTGTGCTGCCGCGGCCGCGGTACTGGCACCGGTAGGGGCACACGGGCAGACGCAATCACTGTCATTGATGGCGGACGGGCACCGTCTCCGCGCCGAAACCGCCGATCAGCGCGTCTCTGCGTGGTTGGCGGCCCAACCCTTCAGTGTGCCGCGATTCCATGAGACGCCGGATGGAACGCTGCAGCTCGTGGACGTTGTCGGTGGTCGACCCCGGTGGTACCAGACGCACAATCATCGGGCCATGGCCACCATCCGCGTGGATCGCCTCCACACCGCATCCCCGACGGGTTGGAATCTGGATGGGGCCGGAGAAACGATCGGGTTGTGGGATGCGTCGGGTGTGCGCCGGACACACGTCGAATTGGTCGGGCGGGTCGTGCAACGCGATGCGCCGTGGCACTACCTGAATCACGCCACCCACGTGGCGGGCACCATGGTTGCGGCCGGCGTCCGCCCGGAAGCCCGGGGTGCGGCGCCGGCCGCAACCCTGAACGCCTGGGACTGGAACAACGATACCGCCGAAATGGCGGCGTGGGCGGCCGAGGGAGGGCTCGTGTCGAACCACTCCTACGGACAGACCGCCGGTTGGGTGTTCAACGCCCTCGGCGACGGTCGTTGGGTGTGGCAGGGCGATCCTTCCGTGGATGCGTGGGAGGATTACCGCTTCGGATTCTACGATGACCTGGCCGCGGCATGGGATGCTCTCGCGGCAGCGGCTCCTTACTACATGATTTTAAAGTCCGCTGGCAACGAGGCCCTGCAGGCCGGACCGTCGCGGGGCGAGCCGTATCACGTCCTGGAAGATGGTGCGTGGCGGCTCGTGGACACGCCCCGGCTTCCCGACGGGGGAACGGACGGTTACGATACGTTGGTGGACGCATCGGTGGCCAAGAATGTGTTGACGGTCGGCGCCGTGCGGGACATCGCCCATGCCGACCGGTCGCTGGCCGATATCCAGCTGCTGGACGGGTCCAGCCGCGGGCCCACCGATGACGGCCGCATCAAACCCGATGTGGTGGCGAGCGGCGAACTCGTACTGTCCGGCATGACGTGGGGCGACGCGGCCTACGGCACATCGTCGGGGACGTCGCATGCCTCCCCTGCCGTCGCCGGACTGGCCGGCCTGTTGCAATCCCTCCATCGCACGACCTTCGGTGTGCCCATGACGGCCGCCAGCATGAAGGGGCTGCTCATCCATACGACCGACGAGGCCGGTCCGGCACCGGGCCCGGACTACGGGTTCGGCTGGGGACTGGTGAACGCCGAGCGGGCCGCCCACGTGGTTTCCCGGGGACGATTGCACGAAGCCGTCCTGCAGGAAGGCACGGAGGATGCCTGGGAACTGCTCCTGCAGGACGGGGAGCCGCTGCATGTCACCCTGGCGTGGACCGACCCGGTACCTGTTCCGGGCCAGGATCCCTGGGCGAAAGACCACCCGGTTATGAATGACCGGACGCCCCGCCTGGTGAACGATCTGGACCTCCGCGTGACCACGCCTTCCGGCGACGTGCTGTCCCCCTGGGTCCTGGACCCGGACCGGCCTGCGGCGGCTGCCGGATTCGGGGACAACCGGGTGGATGTGGTCGAACAGGTGAGCCGTGTCGGTCTGCCAGCCGGGACCTACCGGGTGTCGGTGCGCCACAAGGGCGGACTCGACAGCGGCGCCCAGGCCTATTCCCTGCTGCTCGGCCTGGGGTCGGGCAACGACGCTCCGGCCGGAGCCACGACCTTGGCCGGACGCGTGCACACGGGGGGCGCCGGGCTGGACGACGTGGTCATACGCCTCGTCTCCACGGCGCCCTCCAGCCCGGCCATGGAGGAGCGGCAGACCCGTACGGGCCGGGATGGGACGTTCCTGCTGGACGGCATACCCTACACGGCCCCCGGTGGGACCTGGACGCTCCATGTGGAAGACGCGGGGACGCTTCTGGCCACAACGGATGTTGTCCTTCCCCGGGGATCCCCCGTGGACGTGGCGGTGCCGGCAGCGTTCCGGCTGGATTCCTATGCCCTGCTCCGCTCACCCAACCTGCTTTCCGTCGGCGAGTCGGCGGCCGGGCAGTGGGAGTCGACGGCCGTTGCCGGCGGCCTGTACGGCGTGTCGTTGACGTTCGAGGAGCAGGTCCCGCGTGGCTTGGCCGCAGCACGGGTGGTCCTCGACACGGATTCAGCCGTCCCATGGATGGGCGATCAGGCGGACGCCTGGTTGTCGGCTTCGGTGGATTGGCTGCTGACCCCGTCATGGGGCACATTCTGGTCCAAGCGGGTCCCGATGATCTGGTTTTCAGGCGATGCGCCACCCGGAACGGAAGCGGTCATTCCCTGGCGCATCCTGCACCCGGAACGGAACCTGGTGCTGGCGGCCGATACGCTCCGGATTCCGATCACCGGTCCCGACAATCAGGCGCCCATCGTACGCACCCACGCCCGGAAAACGGGGCTCGGATACGCCTTACCGGGCGGCCGACTGGACATTGAGACGCTCATCTGGGACGGCTCGCCTGTGGCTTCCGCCACGGGGATCCTGCTGGATGCCCGCAACCCGGCCTCGGAAATCGGCCGGATGACCCTTGCGGACAACGGGGTACTGGGTACGCACGGCGACCTGTCGTACCGGGATGGCGTCTGGACCGGTCGGTTCCGGCCGCCCGGGGAGGCAGACTACCGGTTGCGCGTGGAAGCGGTGGACGCGATCGGAAACCGGACGGTGGTGCTGACGAACGGGGTCTATTCATCGCGCGCGTTCTCGCGGTCGTCGGACGTGGCCGTCTGGACCTCGGCCTGGTTCGCGGTCCCCACGGCCGACCTCTGGAGTGATCTGGGCCACGCGGGCATTGCCTTCGATGGATGGGATACGTTCATGCGGGGCGGACCTCCGAACGGCCGTTTCGACGAGCACGACGTGCTGCTGTGGATGCCTTCCGCGGACGACCTGGCCCGCGCGGACATCCGTGCCGAGGTCGAACGCACGATGGCGGCGGGCGCCCATGTGGTCCTTATCCTGTCGTCGGCGCCGCCCACGGAGGGACAGGACTGGATTCGCGACACGTTCGGCGTGGACGTGGTGCCGCGTTCCGGTTCTGGAGCCAACGAAGTCCCCCCCTTCTCCCGGTTGGTCAGCAGTTTCGAGGGATGGCCGGGGCGGCCGGCGACCCTCCCCGCGCTGGCCCTCGGCCTGCGCCCCGGGTCGCCGGTCGCCCCGGAACCCCTGGTGGATACGGGACCGGACGTGTTTGTCGTGCAGTCCGGTGCCCACGTGGTGGCCACCCTGGTTCCCGCCCCGGATGTGCTGCCCGTTCCCGCGCACCGTTCGGGCTACGTGAGCCGCCTGCTCCATGCGGCCAGTGGTCTCCCGACGGTCGTGCCCGAACCCCGCGCTCCTGCCGGTGTGAGCCTGTCCCTCGAGGACGGAAACGTGGTCGTATCGTGGTCCCCACATCCGTTTGCCACGTACGAGGCCGAGGTGCTTGACGATCATGGCCTGCTCGTCTCATCCGTATCGACACCGGACACGGTATGGACCGTGACGATCGGTCCGAACGATCCCGTTCCTGTCTCGGCCCGGGTCCGAGCGCGCACGCTTGCGGGGTCGGGTCCCTGGGCCGGCTCCGCCGTCACCACAGACACCGGATGGGATGGACTCCCGGAGCGGACCGCCTCGGTCGGGTCTGCGTGGCCCTCGCCCACCACCGGACGCTTCCGGATCCCCGTGACCCTTGCGGCGCCCGGAGCCGTCGGGGTCACGGTGTACCGCGTGGACGGTCGGCGTACGGCCATCCAACCGCCTGTGGTCCATCCCGCCGGGACCTCCCTGCTGGACGTGGACTTGACGGGTCACCCTGCCGGGGTGTACCTGCTCCATATCACGATGCCGACGGGACCGGTCCACCGTTCCATCGTCATCACCCGCTGA
- a CDS encoding TerC family protein: MFDWIADPNAWVALATLTALEIVLGVDNIIFISILSSRLPADQQRKARIIGLALALFGRLALLLSLAWIMRLTEPVFTVLEAAISGRDIILILGGLFLLAKSTREIHTSLEGGGGHLASTKAVTFRSVLIQILILDVVFSLDSVITAVGMVDIVPVMVTAIVIAILFMMWSAEAVSEFIEQHPTVKMLALSFLLMVGVALIADGFALHIPRGYIYFAMAFSVLVEMLNLRVRARSRAKAEA; the protein is encoded by the coding sequence ATGTTTGACTGGATTGCCGATCCGAATGCCTGGGTCGCCCTGGCCACGTTGACGGCCCTGGAAATCGTACTCGGGGTCGACAACATCATCTTCATTTCCATCCTGTCGTCGCGTTTGCCTGCGGATCAGCAGCGCAAGGCGCGGATAATCGGCCTGGCCCTCGCGCTGTTCGGCCGACTGGCCCTGCTGTTGTCGCTGGCCTGGATCATGCGACTGACCGAACCGGTATTCACCGTCCTCGAGGCCGCCATTTCCGGCCGGGACATCATCCTCATCCTGGGCGGTCTGTTCCTGTTGGCCAAGAGTACCCGTGAAATCCATACCAGCCTGGAGGGCGGCGGGGGTCACCTGGCGTCCACCAAGGCGGTCACCTTCCGCAGCGTGCTCATCCAGATCCTCATCCTGGATGTCGTGTTTTCCCTCGACTCGGTCATCACGGCCGTCGGGATGGTCGACATCGTGCCCGTCATGGTGACGGCCATCGTAATTGCCATCCTGTTCATGATGTGGTCCGCCGAAGCCGTGTCCGAGTTCATCGAGCAGCACCCGACCGTCAAGATGCTGGCCCTGAGCTTTCTGTTGATGGTGGGCGTGGCCCTGATCGCCGACGGATTCGCATTGCACATCCCGAGGGGATACATCTACTTCGCCATGGCCTTCTCGGTACTGGTCGAAATGCTGAACCTGCGCGTCCGTGCCCGCTCCAGGGCAAAGGCTGAGGCGTAG